Proteins co-encoded in one Spirosoma endbachense genomic window:
- a CDS encoding bestrophin family protein — MVNYNPKDWFRFIITFNRADTVRKLLPVLIGVGVYSFIIVHILELLDLSENPHLKNLSLMHTLLSFVISMLLVFRTNTAYDRWWEGRKLWGGLVNNCRNMALKLDQLLDTDQVEAREFFRAMIPNFAFALKNHLRQHAIEKEFTETRSFSINNLHLSEHVPQQLALSIFGKLHELQRQGVLLPEHLIILNPEIQSLMDTCGACERIKNTPIPFSYSSFIKKFIFTYCLTLPLGYVSNLHYLVVPLVVFVFYVLASLEIIAEEIENPFGTDDNDLPLDTICKNIHKTVTQSFDHTALLAQTAQISEKQKGFSYEK; from the coding sequence ATGGTCAACTATAACCCCAAGGATTGGTTTCGGTTCATTATCACCTTCAACCGGGCCGACACCGTGCGTAAACTCCTGCCAGTTTTGATCGGGGTAGGTGTTTACTCGTTCATTATTGTCCATATTCTTGAACTACTCGATTTAAGCGAGAATCCTCATCTTAAGAACCTCTCGCTCATGCATACGTTGCTGAGCTTTGTGATATCGATGCTGTTGGTCTTTCGCACCAATACGGCCTACGATCGCTGGTGGGAGGGGCGGAAATTATGGGGAGGGCTTGTGAATAACTGCCGAAATATGGCACTCAAGCTAGACCAGCTTCTCGATACTGACCAGGTCGAAGCGCGTGAGTTTTTCCGGGCCATGATTCCAAACTTTGCTTTTGCGTTAAAAAATCACCTGCGTCAACACGCCATCGAGAAAGAGTTTACCGAAACCAGGTCATTCAGTATCAACAACCTGCATTTGAGCGAACACGTGCCTCAGCAACTCGCGCTATCAATTTTTGGAAAGCTTCATGAGCTACAACGACAAGGTGTTTTGCTACCCGAGCACCTGATCATCCTCAATCCGGAAATACAGTCTCTGATGGATACGTGCGGAGCCTGCGAGCGGATCAAAAACACCCCGATTCCGTTTTCCTACAGTTCATTTATCAAGAAGTTTATTTTCACGTATTGCCTCACATTGCCACTGGGTTATGTGTCAAACCTGCACTACCTTGTTGTTCCACTGGTCGTATTTGTCTTTTACGTACTCGCCAGCCTTGAAATCATTGCCGAAGAAATTGAAAACCCGTTCGGTACTGATGATAATGATCTGCCACTCGACACAATCTGCAAGAACATCCACAAAACGGTAACCCAGTCTTTTGACCATACGGCACTGCTGGCCCAAACCGCTCAAATCAGCGAAAAACAAAAGGGATTTTCGTATGAAAAATAG
- a CDS encoding type IX secretion system plug protein encodes MTVFQRVFSVLLVWVSTTTLRAQQLQTIDRIYDPKVQTVLLFPQVSANPNDPSLALNPPIISLDEQVALQLEFDDLTADYRSFRARLVHCNADWQKSVLNDIEFTYEYNDNPITDYQVSLNTKIPYYHYRFTIPRVKLPGNYLLVIYDERNRTNTILTRRFCTYQNRVAIAASVRFSTDPSRQFSDQQIDLAINYKGYQVISPQDDFKVVIRQNYRDDRVIRGLRPTNVQAFDQVIDYRLIDLSNTMPGGNEFRFFDTRTVLSRANYIERIDRNADHNVAYVQVDQPRSRGPYIQSDDFNGFFVIDHRETGNGQTGADYIETVFTLRIPEAPGVNVYVNGAFNFWELNDRNRMSFDSVLGAYRASILLKQGVYNYDYIVQTTTGQPKVDENYIEGSFSSTENDYEVFVYHRPPASRADQLVSYQKVGVNKRK; translated from the coding sequence ATGACTGTTTTCCAGAGGGTATTTTCGGTTTTGCTTGTCTGGGTGTCGACCACGACGCTACGTGCACAGCAACTCCAGACAATCGACCGGATTTATGACCCTAAAGTTCAGACTGTATTACTGTTTCCGCAGGTAAGTGCAAACCCGAATGATCCGTCACTGGCCTTGAATCCTCCCATTATTTCGCTTGATGAACAGGTTGCCCTACAACTGGAATTTGACGATCTGACGGCCGATTACCGGTCATTTCGTGCCCGCCTTGTTCACTGTAATGCCGACTGGCAAAAGTCAGTCCTGAATGATATTGAGTTTACCTACGAATATAACGACAATCCAATCACCGATTACCAGGTATCGCTGAATACTAAAATTCCGTATTATCACTATCGCTTCACCATTCCCCGGGTGAAACTGCCCGGCAATTATCTGCTGGTGATCTATGATGAACGGAATCGAACTAATACGATTCTGACGCGTCGATTCTGCACCTATCAAAACCGGGTAGCCATAGCCGCTAGTGTTCGTTTTTCAACGGACCCATCCCGGCAGTTTTCTGATCAGCAGATCGATCTGGCCATTAACTACAAAGGCTATCAGGTTATATCTCCGCAGGATGATTTTAAAGTAGTTATCCGCCAGAACTACCGCGATGACCGGGTTATTCGCGGCCTTCGCCCGACCAATGTGCAGGCTTTTGACCAGGTTATTGACTATCGTCTGATCGATTTAAGTAATACGATGCCGGGAGGGAATGAATTTCGATTTTTCGATACACGAACCGTACTGTCCCGCGCCAATTATATCGAACGAATCGATCGGAATGCTGACCACAATGTTGCGTATGTCCAGGTAGATCAGCCACGAAGCCGGGGGCCTTATATCCAGAGTGATGATTTCAATGGTTTTTTTGTGATCGATCACCGCGAAACGGGCAATGGACAAACAGGTGCCGACTACATTGAGACGGTCTTTACGTTACGCATACCCGAAGCGCCGGGCGTGAATGTATACGTCAATGGCGCGTTCAATTTCTGGGAGTTAAATGACCGAAATCGGATGTCGTTTGATTCGGTTCTGGGCGCTTATCGGGCTTCGATTCTGCTTAAGCAGGGCGTTTATAACTACGACTACATTGTGCAGACAACGACCGGGCAGCCCAAGGTCGATGAGAATTACATTGAAGGCAGCTTTTCGTCGACCGAAAATGACTACGAAGTATTTGTCTATCACCGGCCGCCCGCATCCCGTGCCGACCAACTGGTTTCGTATCAGAAAGTTGGCGTAAATAAGCGAAAGTAG
- the ychF gene encoding redox-regulated ATPase YchF, whose product MGLQCGIVGLPNVGKSTLFNAISSGKAEAANYPFCTIEPNVGVVTVPDERLDTLEELVKPQKVVPTIIEFVDIAGLVKGASQGAGLGNKFLANIREVDAIVHVIRCFEDDNIVHVEGKVNPISDKEIIDAELQLKDLESVDKKIQRIDKAARVGDAKAKTELEILKLYKTALESGKSARTVQVSPEERETAISDISLLTVKPVIYVANVDEGSLPNGNAYSDALREAVKDEGAEVIVISAGIESQIAEMEEPEERELFLGEYGLTESGLSKLIKASYHLLGLITYFTAGVKEVRAWTIHKGWKAPQAAGVIHSDFEKKFIRAQVMKLPDFKQFKTESGVREAGKLAVEGKEYIVQDGDIMEFLHSA is encoded by the coding sequence ATGGGACTTCAATGTGGTATCGTGGGTTTGCCAAATGTGGGTAAATCAACGCTTTTTAACGCAATTTCGAGTGGGAAGGCCGAAGCCGCCAATTACCCATTCTGTACAATAGAACCAAATGTTGGGGTCGTAACCGTGCCCGACGAACGTTTGGATACGCTCGAAGAACTGGTGAAGCCCCAAAAGGTCGTGCCAACCATCATTGAGTTCGTCGACATTGCCGGCTTGGTTAAAGGAGCCAGTCAGGGTGCCGGGTTAGGCAATAAATTTCTGGCAAACATTCGGGAGGTTGATGCCATCGTTCATGTTATCCGGTGTTTCGAAGACGATAACATCGTTCACGTTGAAGGTAAGGTTAACCCCATATCGGACAAGGAAATTATTGATGCTGAACTTCAGTTGAAAGATCTGGAATCGGTCGATAAAAAAATCCAGCGGATCGATAAGGCAGCTCGGGTGGGTGACGCCAAAGCAAAAACCGAACTGGAGATTCTGAAACTGTATAAAACAGCCCTCGAATCGGGCAAAAGTGCCCGTACAGTGCAGGTGTCGCCCGAAGAGCGCGAAACGGCTATTAGCGACATTTCTCTGCTGACGGTGAAACCGGTGATTTATGTAGCCAATGTAGATGAAGGGTCTCTGCCCAACGGTAATGCGTATTCGGATGCACTGCGGGAAGCGGTTAAAGACGAAGGCGCTGAGGTTATCGTGATCAGTGCAGGAATCGAGTCGCAGATTGCCGAAATGGAAGAACCCGAAGAACGTGAACTGTTTCTCGGCGAATATGGCTTAACGGAATCGGGTTTGAGTAAACTCATCAAAGCGTCTTATCACCTGCTTGGCCTGATTACGTACTTCACTGCGGGCGTTAAGGAGGTTCGTGCCTGGACGATCCATAAAGGCTGGAAGGCACCACAGGCCGCTGGGGTGATCCACTCCGACTTTGAGAAAAAATTTATACGGGCGCAGGTAATGAAACTCCCCGACTTCAAGCAGTTCAAGACCGAGTCAGGTGTTCGCGAAGCGGGTAAATTAGCCGTTGAAGGCAAAGAATACATCGTTCAGGACGGCGATATTATGGAATTCCTCCACAGCGCCTAA
- a CDS encoding DUF3276 family protein: protein MDEREREKIYSKRVRAGKRTYFFDVKSTRANDYYLTITESRRHPQGDGFVYEKHKIFLYKEDFDKFIEALQETVEHVKSELMPDVDFSQFAQRDEQDDFASELKWE, encoded by the coding sequence GTGGACGAAAGAGAACGGGAAAAGATCTATTCCAAGCGGGTTCGGGCAGGTAAACGGACGTATTTTTTCGACGTCAAATCGACTCGTGCCAACGATTATTATTTGACGATTACCGAGAGCCGACGACACCCGCAGGGCGATGGGTTTGTGTATGAAAAACATAAGATCTTTCTTTATAAAGAAGACTTTGATAAATTTATCGAAGCCCTTCAGGAAACAGTAGAACACGTTAAAAGTGAGCTCATGCCCGATGTCGATTTTTCGCAGTTTGCGCAACGCGATGAACAGGACGACTTCGCCAGCGAATTGAAGTGGGAATAA
- a CDS encoding septal ring lytic transglycosylase RlpA family protein has protein sequence MSYIMSLMLFFSNIKSAEALPSLIQKGKASFYSKKFNGRKTAYGERVSALALEGAHRSLPLNTLVEVTNLDNHRSVIVRINDRGPFSRSRVIDLTHAAAQALGMVSKGVANVSLRVVGKGQALAALVPSSPFNTPDAFQPLLEPVL, from the coding sequence ATGAGTTATATCATGTCCCTTATGTTGTTTTTTAGCAATATAAAATCGGCGGAGGCTCTTCCGAGCCTCATACAGAAAGGCAAAGCGTCTTTTTATTCCAAGAAGTTCAATGGTCGTAAGACCGCTTATGGCGAGCGCGTTAGCGCGTTAGCCCTCGAAGGTGCCCACCGTTCACTACCATTAAACACGTTAGTCGAGGTTACTAACCTCGATAACCACCGTTCGGTAATTGTACGAATCAATGATCGGGGCCCATTTTCAAGAAGTCGTGTGATCGATCTTACTCACGCGGCTGCTCAGGCACTGGGCATGGTTTCTAAAGGTGTTGCCAACGTATCGCTTCGCGTCGTTGGCAAAGGACAAGCTTTAGCAGCCTTAGTGCCTTCATCACCCTTTAACACACCCGATGCTTTCCAGCCGTTGCTGGAGCCTGTGTTGTGA
- a CDS encoding DUF58 domain-containing protein, with protein sequence MKQTLNLGQVRSFGNVEFLARQLVEGFITGLHKSPFHGFSVEFAEHRLYNTGETTRHIDWKVYGKTEKLFVKRYEEETNLRCHLLIDTSSSMYYPESNYGKMTFSVMAAACLAYMLQRQKDAVSLTTFADTIDLQTPVKSTPSHVHKLFTQLDQLMLQPKPLRKTSAADVIHQVAEKINKRSLVVIFSDMFENADKADTLFSALQHLRHNLHEVLLFHVTDKKTEEEFAFEERPYEFIDLETGEKVKLQPNQVRETYQQAVKSYFQDLKMRCGQYKIDFIEADIAEGFDQILTSYLVKRTKMK encoded by the coding sequence ATGAAACAAACGCTTAATCTGGGGCAGGTCCGCTCGTTTGGTAATGTCGAGTTTCTGGCCCGTCAGCTAGTCGAAGGATTTATTACTGGTCTACATAAATCGCCTTTCCATGGGTTTTCTGTCGAATTTGCCGAGCATCGACTTTATAATACCGGCGAAACAACCCGCCATATCGACTGGAAGGTCTACGGAAAAACCGAAAAACTTTTCGTTAAACGCTACGAAGAAGAAACGAATCTACGCTGTCACCTTCTGATCGATACATCGTCGTCGATGTACTATCCCGAGTCGAACTATGGCAAGATGACATTCAGTGTGATGGCCGCTGCCTGTCTGGCGTATATGCTTCAGCGTCAGAAGGATGCGGTCAGCCTGACTACCTTTGCCGATACGATTGACTTGCAGACGCCGGTAAAATCGACCCCTTCGCACGTTCATAAATTGTTTACGCAGCTGGATCAATTGATGCTACAGCCTAAGCCCCTTCGCAAAACATCGGCGGCTGACGTAATTCATCAGGTTGCCGAAAAGATCAATAAACGGTCGCTGGTGGTAATCTTTAGTGATATGTTTGAAAATGCCGATAAGGCCGATACGTTGTTTTCTGCTTTACAGCACCTGCGGCATAACCTCCATGAGGTTCTGTTATTTCACGTTACGGACAAAAAAACGGAGGAAGAGTTTGCCTTCGAGGAACGTCCCTATGAATTTATTGACCTCGAAACAGGCGAGAAAGTAAAGCTTCAGCCGAATCAGGTTCGCGAAACCTACCAGCAGGCGGTAAAATCGTATTTTCAGGATTTGAAAATGCGTTGTGGGCAGTACAAAATCGATTTTATCGAGGCCGATATTGCCGAAGGATTTGATCAGATCCTGACGTCTTATCTGGTGAAGCGAACGAAAATGAAATAA
- a CDS encoding thioredoxin-like domain-containing protein — translation MKNLLLTALFGLFLTTCLQAQSTNPPAQSEGFKITAHIQGIKDTTCVLAHYFGAGQYIPKDTARVDGNGNMVFEGKKHLPEGLYIAVTPKNRYIELLMTNDQEFSFATDTANVIKNMKVTGSKENELFYTYQQGLGSFYDEAKVLEVEKKLRNDAASAAMVNQKMSELQKKAQTYREQFFKENNNTFAVKLIKASAEPDVPPAPKLANGRPDSVWVFNYFKSHFWDDYDFADERFVRTPILQRKIDRYLKELTVQSPDSLIKEADLMVGKARAGKSKEILSYTVWYITSQYEQPKVMGTDGLFVHMFEKYYATGIMPVSDSSTIKNIGDRVKTLKPLLVGKILPAPVVSDTLRRPVAFQNIKSDYTVVFFYDPHCGHCRESAPKLQKFVDTYKGKGVEVVAIAIDQTPEEWKKFIREFKLGNAINGYDFASRTDYRHQYDVWTTPTVYVLDKNKKIIARKLPVEQIEDFVLFHKRQHAAQGAQKPAVAPANAKASVKK, via the coding sequence ATGAAAAATCTCCTACTTACCGCTCTGTTTGGCTTGTTTCTCACAACCTGTCTACAGGCGCAATCTACTAACCCTCCGGCTCAATCTGAGGGTTTCAAAATCACGGCCCATATTCAGGGAATAAAGGATACAACCTGCGTACTGGCTCACTACTTCGGTGCTGGTCAGTATATTCCGAAAGATACCGCTCGCGTCGATGGCAACGGCAATATGGTTTTTGAGGGCAAGAAGCACCTTCCGGAAGGGCTTTATATCGCCGTAACGCCCAAAAATCGCTATATCGAATTGTTGATGACGAACGATCAGGAATTTTCGTTCGCGACTGATACGGCCAATGTCATCAAAAATATGAAAGTTACCGGCTCCAAAGAGAACGAACTGTTCTACACCTATCAGCAGGGGCTTGGAAGTTTTTATGACGAAGCAAAAGTTCTGGAAGTAGAGAAGAAACTGCGCAATGATGCTGCTTCGGCTGCCATGGTGAACCAGAAAATGAGCGAGTTGCAGAAAAAGGCGCAGACGTACCGCGAGCAGTTCTTTAAAGAAAATAACAACACGTTTGCCGTTAAACTGATAAAAGCATCGGCCGAACCCGACGTTCCACCAGCTCCCAAACTGGCTAATGGTCGGCCCGATTCAGTATGGGTATTCAATTATTTCAAAAGCCACTTCTGGGATGATTACGATTTTGCCGACGAGCGTTTTGTTCGTACACCCATTCTGCAACGAAAAATTGACCGTTACCTTAAGGAATTAACCGTACAATCGCCTGACTCGCTCATTAAAGAAGCTGACCTCATGGTAGGAAAGGCAAGAGCAGGTAAGAGCAAAGAAATACTATCCTACACCGTCTGGTACATTACCAGTCAGTATGAACAACCCAAAGTAATGGGAACGGACGGCTTATTTGTCCACATGTTTGAGAAGTACTACGCTACGGGGATCATGCCCGTATCCGATTCGTCAACGATCAAGAACATTGGTGATCGCGTCAAGACGCTGAAACCGTTGTTAGTTGGCAAGATTCTTCCGGCACCGGTGGTCAGCGATACACTACGTCGGCCGGTCGCCTTCCAGAACATCAAGTCTGACTACACTGTCGTTTTCTTTTATGATCCACATTGTGGCCATTGCCGTGAGAGCGCGCCGAAACTCCAGAAATTCGTTGATACCTATAAAGGCAAGGGCGTAGAAGTTGTAGCCATTGCCATTGATCAAACTCCGGAAGAATGGAAGAAGTTTATCCGCGAATTCAAACTGGGGAATGCTATCAACGGCTATGATTTTGCGTCACGAACGGACTATCGGCATCAATACGACGTCTGGACAACGCCGACCGTGTATGTGCTCGATAAAAACAAGAAGATTATTGCCCGCAAACTCCCTGTTGAGCAAATCGAAGACTTCGTACTTTTCCACAAACGCCAGCATGCTGCCCAAGGTGCGCAAAAGCCCGCTGTTGCTCCAGCCAATGCAAAGGCAAGCGTAAAAAAATGA
- a CDS encoding YdcF family protein: MFYFFSKTLYYLLTPAGWLLAALVLALVTKKPVVRRRMIVVALVVFYCFGNAFLINELELCWEYSPATVPLDSTQKVAVVLTGGIINVSIETPDHRFLLSHEADRLGQALYLYKKGAVQKILISGGSGDLPFQVKSVSNEGQLSAQFLVSAGVRSADIVLENKSRNTHENAVFSAKLLRERFPKSQYVLVTSAFHMRRAVGCFRKEGISVLPFPGAFMSGRRSFMPSEWLFPNEDAFSDSYFLVKELVGYSTYWVVGYI; the protein is encoded by the coding sequence ATGTTTTATTTCTTTTCTAAAACACTTTATTACCTGCTGACGCCAGCGGGCTGGCTCCTTGCTGCCTTAGTGCTGGCATTGGTTACGAAAAAGCCCGTCGTTCGACGTCGGATGATTGTTGTTGCGCTCGTCGTATTCTATTGTTTCGGTAATGCTTTTCTGATCAATGAACTGGAATTGTGCTGGGAATATTCGCCAGCAACCGTGCCTTTGGATTCAACCCAGAAAGTAGCTGTTGTGCTTACAGGCGGTATAATCAACGTTTCAATAGAAACCCCCGATCATCGATTTCTATTGAGTCATGAAGCCGATCGGCTTGGGCAGGCATTGTATTTGTATAAGAAAGGAGCCGTCCAGAAAATTCTGATCAGCGGTGGTTCGGGCGATTTACCGTTTCAGGTGAAAAGCGTTAGTAATGAAGGTCAGCTGTCGGCTCAATTTCTTGTGTCGGCGGGCGTTCGCTCAGCAGATATTGTATTAGAAAACAAATCGAGAAATACGCACGAGAACGCGGTGTTTTCGGCGAAACTATTACGCGAACGATTTCCGAAAAGCCAATATGTATTGGTAACATCAGCTTTTCATATGCGCCGTGCAGTCGGTTGTTTTCGGAAAGAAGGCATTTCAGTGCTTCCTTTTCCGGGCGCTTTTATGAGCGGTCGACGTTCATTTATGCCTAGCGAATGGCTATTCCCCAATGAAGATGCCTTCTCTGATTCTTACTTTTTAGTGAAAGAACTAGTGGGGTATTCTACGTATTGGGTAGTCGGCTATATCTAA
- the pfkA gene encoding 6-phosphofructokinase: MKRIAVFTSGGDAPGMNACIRAVVRGAVYHGLEVFGIRRGYSGMINGDIFQMSSHSVSNIVQRGGTILKSARSKEFMTPEGRTKAHEQLQKFGIEGLVAIGGNGTFTGATIFYDEYGIPTVGAPGTIDNDLYGTDYTIGFDTAVNTALEAIDKIRDTADSHDRIFFIEVMGRDSGYIAIQSGIAGGAELVMVPEVLTPISEVVETLKSGWSRQKSSSIIVIAEGEEEGNATEISEKIRAQVQSDIDMRVTTLGHIQRGGVPTAYDRILASRLGLGALEGLMNGEKNVMAGIVNNELVYTPFRDTIRLPKPINEDLLRMVKILSV, from the coding sequence ATGAAACGAATTGCTGTTTTTACCTCGGGTGGTGATGCGCCGGGTATGAACGCCTGTATCCGGGCCGTTGTCCGGGGAGCGGTCTATCACGGTCTCGAAGTATTTGGTATCCGCCGGGGGTACAGCGGGATGATAAATGGTGATATTTTTCAGATGTCCTCCCACTCGGTGAGCAACATTGTTCAACGAGGAGGTACCATCCTGAAATCGGCCCGTAGTAAAGAATTTATGACGCCCGAAGGCCGCACCAAGGCCCACGAGCAACTGCAAAAGTTTGGTATCGAAGGATTAGTCGCAATTGGTGGGAATGGTACATTTACCGGAGCCACCATTTTCTACGACGAATACGGTATTCCAACAGTTGGCGCTCCCGGCACCATCGACAATGACCTCTACGGAACAGACTATACGATCGGTTTCGACACGGCTGTGAATACGGCGCTGGAAGCTATTGATAAAATTCGCGATACGGCCGATTCGCACGACCGCATCTTTTTTATTGAGGTAATGGGCCGAGATTCGGGATACATTGCCATCCAGTCGGGTATTGCGGGCGGGGCCGAACTAGTGATGGTTCCGGAAGTACTGACGCCTATTTCGGAAGTTGTTGAAACACTCAAATCGGGCTGGAGCCGCCAGAAATCATCATCCATCATCGTTATCGCTGAGGGTGAAGAGGAAGGGAACGCTACCGAAATCTCCGAGAAGATTCGCGCGCAGGTACAATCAGACATCGATATGCGCGTAACGACGCTGGGACACATCCAGCGCGGGGGCGTTCCAACCGCCTATGACCGCATTTTGGCTAGTCGTCTGGGTCTTGGCGCCCTGGAGGGCTTAATGAACGGCGAAAAGAACGTTATGGCCGGTATCGTTAATAACGAGCTGGTTTATACGCCCTTCCGCGATACGATCCGTCTGCCGAAGCCCATCAACGAAGACCTGCTTCGCATGGTGAAGATACTGAGCGTTTAA
- a CDS encoding glycosyltransferase family 2 protein, with amino-acid sequence MPTVSIITITYNAERFLERTIQSIVTQEATDYEYIVVDGASKDGTLPIIKRYERSITQWVSEPDKGLYDAMNKGLHRATGEYVWFMNAGDELYDAQTLSNLLARIRNSQADVYYSDALFVRDDGGQHSGAAVGLRSEVTPHALPKKLTWQDMSMGMKVCHQAFVARRSIAPDYSVNNLSADLDWEINCLKAAQKIEFLPFVLCKYLVGGLSVQQHRQSLLDRFTVLVSHFGLLPTLLNHGRIVWRALVYRARQTR; translated from the coding sequence ATGCCAACCGTTTCCATCATTACCATCACCTACAACGCCGAGCGGTTTCTGGAACGCACGATCCAGAGTATTGTGACGCAGGAGGCAACCGATTATGAATACATTGTGGTTGATGGAGCCTCAAAAGATGGAACACTGCCAATTATTAAGCGTTATGAGCGTTCTATTACCCAATGGGTATCAGAACCCGACAAAGGGCTTTACGACGCCATGAACAAGGGCTTACACCGCGCTACCGGCGAGTATGTATGGTTCATGAATGCAGGCGATGAATTATATGATGCACAAACACTATCTAACCTGTTGGCTCGAATTAGAAACAGTCAGGCAGATGTGTATTACAGCGACGCGCTTTTCGTCCGTGACGATGGTGGCCAGCATTCGGGGGCCGCGGTTGGTCTCAGGAGTGAAGTTACTCCGCATGCATTACCGAAAAAATTAACCTGGCAGGATATGAGCATGGGCATGAAGGTCTGCCATCAGGCCTTTGTTGCCCGGCGATCCATTGCACCAGATTACTCAGTCAATAACCTGAGTGCCGACCTGGACTGGGAAATAAATTGTTTGAAAGCGGCCCAAAAAATAGAATTCCTGCCTTTTGTGTTATGTAAGTATTTAGTAGGTGGCTTATCGGTACAACAACACCGGCAATCACTTCTTGATCGCTTTACAGTACTCGTGTCGCATTTCGGTTTATTACCAACTCTTTTAAACCACGGTCGTATCGTATGGCGCGCTCTGGTTTATAGAGCCAGACAGACCCGATAA
- a CDS encoding glycosyltransferase family 4 protein: MRVTHLSTYHLFGGAAVAANRLHQALLKAGQFGGSVESTLLVGTSNRQEKHRPAPGVMYLANNFLAEQTAFGRFVAERLYFLPYERDHSVRFQFSPAAFGATLDFHQAIQQADILHLHWINFGFLSLDGLRALIDLGKPIVWTLHDQWAFTGGCHYSRGCDHFLTQCRQCPYLKKPGEHDLSYKIFEKKKEVFADANIHFTPPSRWLSDDGIRSKLLRSFPFTIIPYAIDQEIFRPIDRSVANAQIEIPDTDKPRLLFGSANVTDSRKGFRYFAEALTLLHQQHPDLELEVLIFGKGRSYLFTELPFTVRHLGILTTEDDIVAAYNAADAMVVPSLEDNLPNTVIEALSCGTPVVGFRTGGIPEMIDHQQNGYLAEIESVQQLADGMAFVLTHQHPEMLREAARQSAELRFSEDVVARQHIELYSQLMSE; the protein is encoded by the coding sequence GTGAGAGTTACGCACCTGAGCACCTACCATCTTTTTGGCGGAGCAGCCGTAGCTGCCAACCGGTTGCATCAGGCTTTGTTGAAAGCTGGGCAGTTCGGCGGATCGGTCGAAAGCACGCTACTGGTTGGCACGTCGAACCGTCAGGAAAAACACCGCCCAGCGCCGGGCGTTATGTATCTGGCCAATAATTTCCTGGCCGAACAAACCGCTTTCGGTCGATTTGTGGCCGAACGATTGTATTTTCTGCCCTACGAACGCGACCATTCGGTTCGGTTTCAGTTCTCACCAGCCGCATTTGGCGCTACTCTGGACTTCCATCAGGCTATTCAGCAAGCGGATATTTTGCATCTGCACTGGATCAACTTTGGCTTTCTGTCTCTTGATGGCTTGCGTGCGCTGATCGATCTGGGCAAACCCATAGTCTGGACGCTTCATGACCAGTGGGCGTTTACGGGTGGGTGCCATTACTCCCGTGGCTGCGATCATTTTCTGACGCAGTGTCGGCAATGCCCGTATCTTAAAAAACCGGGCGAGCACGATCTGTCGTACAAAATCTTCGAGAAGAAAAAAGAAGTATTCGCCGATGCCAACATCCATTTTACGCCCCCAAGCCGGTGGTTATCGGATGACGGAATCCGCAGTAAGCTGCTACGATCCTTCCCGTTCACGATCATTCCATACGCAATCGATCAGGAGATCTTTCGGCCTATTGACCGTTCCGTAGCCAATGCCCAGATTGAGATTCCAGATACTGACAAACCCCGGCTCTTATTCGGCAGCGCCAATGTAACGGATTCACGCAAAGGCTTTCGGTATTTCGCGGAAGCTCTTACCCTGCTGCATCAGCAACACCCCGATCTGGAACTCGAAGTGCTGATCTTTGGGAAAGGCCGTTCCTATCTGTTCACCGAGCTGCCTTTTACAGTACGGCACCTCGGTATTCTGACGACTGAAGACGATATTGTTGCGGCTTATAACGCAGCTGATGCGATGGTTGTACCCTCGCTGGAAGACAACCTGCCTAATACTGTTATTGAGGCTTTATCCTGCGGAACGCCCGTTGTTGGCTTTCGGACAGGTGGCATTCCCGAAATGATCGACCACCAGCAGAACGGCTATCTGGCAGAAATCGAGTCGGTACAACAGCTGGCAGACGGTATGGCCTTTGTTCTGACCCATCAACACCCGGAAATGTTACGCGAGGCTGCCCGTCAGTCGGCCGAATTACGCTTTTCCGAAGACGTAGTCGCCAGACAGCATATTGAGTTATATAGCCAATTAATGAGTGAATGA